GATGGCCTTCCTCCTGGTCGTACATGTGCTTCATCAACGGTCGGAGGTGTGGATGCGAACGGACGACTTGCGGCGTTTGGGCGGTATAAATTAGCGTTGCAGCTAATTCGCCAGCCTGGTTGACTCGTAGCGCGCTATCGAGAAACTCTCGTTGCCTTTTATTCAGAACATACTTCGGCTTTGGGGATTCGGGACTTGACTCGGATTCGGCGGATTTGTAGATTGGGGATGCGTGATATTGTCGGCGGAGGGCGGATGGTGCGAGAAAATCTAGCAATAGAGGAGCTGTTGGTCTACAGCAAGAGGGCGAATAGCACCTCCGAACCGCTGTCAAGGAATTCATACTCTGGTAGCCGCGAATAAAAGCAATGATGAGGAAAGCAAGCAAGAGACCGAAGCCGGAGTGGGCTGATGAGAAGAAACAGCCGCGCGCCTCTAGAGTCGAGTTCGGCTCGGCGCGCCATCCCTGGACCGGACGTCATTCTGGGCCCAATAATCGTCCAAGAGTGAATTCTGGCAGTCACTTCGGACTTCAGTCTTTCAACCCGCCACTCTCACACACCGGTTTCTTTCGCGCACCAGCACTGTCTGCTGCTATACTTTAGATTGACGATTTCTGCTCTAACTGTTTGTGTCTTTATATACGCGTTCTCTCAttttctcgctctcgctcgaGTCTCGCCACCGACGACCTTTTACACTCTTTGCGACAGCTTCTCAGGGGGGCCCTTCGTTCATTTTTCCTGTCTCAAGTCTTAAGAGGGAATTTTCTGCCTGGACTCGCGACTTTCACTTGGCTGAGAAGGCATTGTGCTATTCGAAACGTGATTTGTAACACAACACGCTAAATAGCCGGCTGGCTTTTCGACCGCAACACATTCACAATGGCTGATGACCTTGACGCCGAGTTGCTCGCCCTGGCGGGTGATGACGCCTCAGATGAAGAGgcctctccccctcctcgcAAGCTCTCTTCCGCATCTCCTGCTCGCTCTACCTCACCACGGTCTCCCGAACCAACGTCAGCAATGGCCCGAAAAGGCACTGCGAAAGCCGTTCGTCGTCCCCGAAAGTCGCGgagaggtgatgatgaggaggaagatggagaaatgTACGTTTGGACTCATTTGCGATACCACACTTGAAATGTTTGTGTTGTCCTAGACTTGAACTAACGGGACCTGTCCCAACACCAGATCCGCCGCCGATTCTCTCAACTCAGCTAGCATGTCTGAATCAGAGGCAGCATCTGATTCTGAGGGCTCGGACGCAGGAGTTGACGATGAGGGCCCGCTTTACCCCTACGACAAGCTGTACCATTCGGCACAGGACAAGAAAGATATCATGGCGATGCCCGAGATTCAGAGGGAACAGCTTTTATCCGAACGTGCGCAAGAGGTAGACCGCCACAACCAGGATCTCGCCCTTCGCCGTTTGTTGGCTTCacgagagagggaagaagcTCGTAAAGCAAAGAAAAACAAGCGCAAAGCAAGTGCTGCAAGCCTGGACGAAGGCCACCGCAAGAGTTCTCGGCAAAAGACAACGCTTGGAGGTCGTAGGGTCGGCGAGGCTTCAGAGGCAATCGAGGCGTACAAGCGGCAGCGAGAGCAGAAGGGCAAGCGTGACGAATTACGCCGTCGGGATCCGATGACAAAGGACCTTAAGTCGAGATCACGAGTCTCAGACGATGATGCAGAAGGTGACAGCGAGGTTGAATGGGATAACCGTGAACGCTCGCCAACACCACCTAAAGATGACCCTCCAGCTGATATTCGCGATTTTCAACGGGTGCGTATCGGCAGAACAAACTTTGCACAGGTTTGTTTCTATCCTGGGTTCGAAGCCGCCATGACTGGGTGCTATGTCCGTCTCAATGTTGGACCAAACAGTAGCGGTGTCAATGAGTATCGGCTTGCATTGGTTACAAGTACGTTCTTATTACCTGTTATTTGCGGGAAGCTGCTGACTCTCCTAGAAATCGAGGAAGGGAAAAAATACGCTTTGGAGGGAGCGAACGGTCGGTCATTTACTACAGACCAGTACGCCGTCCTAGCGCATGGAAAAACTACACGCTCGTTTCCGTTCATTGCTTGCTCCGACTCTCCCTTTACAGATGTAGGTTGTTGCAATGACCCGCTCTTTAACCCTCAACTAATTACTCTATAGGCCGAATTTAACAGGTACCGGCAGGTAATGACTGTTGAAGATTGCAAGATGCCGACTCAGTCCCAGCTTACCAAGAAAGTAATGGACATCAATCGTTTAATCAACCACAAATTTACCAACGAGGAATTGAACGAGAAGCTACGCAAACAGGGGTCTTCAGACTCTAAGACGACGTTCTTCAAACGAGTCGACATTGAGAAGAAATTGAAACTTGCCCAAGAAATCGGTGATAATGATGAGGTAGAGAGATTGCAACGCGAACTCGCCAACCAAGCCCCGAAACTCGCATTCGGATCCAATGCCAAACCTCGTGCAGAGAAACTTTCCGAGCACGAACGTTTGGCTCAACTGAACCTGCGGAACCAAAAGCTCAACTACGAGAACGTTCGCCGTGCACAATTAGAGGAGCGGAAGGCCAGTCGGAAAGCCGCCGCGGCCGCTGCACGTGGCGAAGCTACCATCAACCCTTTCTTACGTGTCAAAACTCTCGCAAAAACTCACCACGATGTCAATGGGTCAACGCCTAAAGCGGAAGATAACAATAGTCGCAGCGTAACACCTGCCTCTGGTACACCGAAAGCCAACACACCTGGTGGCACGCCGTCTAGTTCGCAAAATAAGCAATCCCAAGGTGGTGCAAAGATCCGCCATCGCAACATGGACGATGAAAACATTGCAGCTCTGGACCTTGACATTGACATCGAGATTTAAAAATTTGAACACACGAAAATATATTCCAATCTGTTTTCCTATTACCATTTTTATACGGCTTATTTCGAATACCAACCGTGACTTAGACGGTGAAGCATGAGGCGCAGGTTTCTGACGCTtcctatatttattaaggGATGGGTTTCTTGCGGCGTTCGAGCTTGGTGTGTCTTATctgtattattataaaaagaaaatactACTATTTTGGCTATTCTTTTCTCATTTAGAGATAAATGGGCGCCCACCGCAGTAGGGCCACCCATAAGGTATGTAAAGATTTGATGCCTGAGGCTATGAGGAGATAAGAATTATCACGTGTGATAGCGACGCGATCGCGCGCGTCCGCGTTGGATTCTCGCCCTGGATTTGCAGCGGTGGAAGTGGAACAAAGTGACAGCCTTCAACAGCATACCTACCTTCCTCAACTTTATGCCCTCCATTGAACTTATAAAATGTCCCTGTAACCCAATTAATACCCATTTTTCAATTTTAGCCAAACCCGACCTTTCATAATGTCGGCCCCATCCACCCCACGGTCGACGCGGTCCGCATCCGCGGCAGCCAACTCGCCGGAGATGCTCACTCCTGGGAGAAAGATCAAGGCCATGCTCGCGGCCTTCGATAGCGACTCAGATTCCGAAACCGAAAACGCCGTTAAGCAAAATAAGAACGCCACTTCCTCCAATTCACCACCAAAAACCAACACAAACCCTACGACGCGAGCGTTCGCGATGGATTCGGACCATGATGACGAgggagacgaagatgaggacaTTATAATGCCTAGAGGCCGTATGGCCGCGCGTCTGCAGGGCGGTGCTACAGATAACCACGGAAAATCGACCACACAACCTCCCGCAGAATCTGCGTTCGAACGGGTCTCCAAGACCTTCCGAGCTGAGAAAGAAGGGCAGAACGATACGCGTCGCGATTCAGCAGATGATGAGGCTGTTTCGTCCGATGATGATCTCCCTGCGGCTGGACCGCGACAGAGGGCTCAAAACGCGGGAGTGACGcgtgatgaagatggagattcGATTAGGTCGCTGTCCCGCGCGCGCTCTTATTCTCCATTGTTCATGTCTTCCCCCACCAAATCGCAgaaagacgacgaagaacaGAGAGAAGCGGTCGATtcaggagatgaggagggggcGCCGAAGCGTAACCACCGGTTTCTTGAACTTGTTGCAAAGAAGCGTAAGGAgcgtgaggagaaagagcgGATTGAAgcggagaagaaggcagCGAAGGCCAAGGAGCGAGAAACGGCTAACAACTCCAATATGTTTACCGATGACGAGAGTGCAGACGACGACAACTCTGGTCGAAAGAAAGCAGCCAAACAGCCGCGTCCTGCACGGAAAGCCGGGAAGAAGGCCCTCGAGGAGATGAGTCGTGAGACGCAGAGAATGAGCAGGAACATGCAATTGGCTCATGAGGCTAAGACAAAGAAGAAAATTACGAAGGAGAGTTTCTTTGCTCGGTTCAACTTTATGCAACCTCAGGGACAGACTGCGCCGGAGCAACCTGGCGAgaactcctcgacaaccGCAGAGTCACAGCATTCCTCAGATGTCGAGGCGCACAAGGACAAAGAAACGCCTCAAACTTCTCCTGTTATTCCGCCAGCGGATGATTCAACTAAGacgcagcaggagcaggagcaggaggagaactTACCAACACTTGACGAGCTTATGAGTTCGGCAGTCCAAAAATCACCTACAAAGGTAACGGAGGACCAGACCACTAAATCAAACACCGAATTATCGAACGTCAAGAAAGGAAAGTTGCCAGTCAGAGTAGCACCCGCCCGTGTTCGACTCTCTCGCGAACAGGTGGCTCGGCATCAAAAGGACGATTCTTCGGACGATGACCTAGAAATCATCACCTCACCTGCCAAGTGCCGACGAATTGCAGCATTTGAGAACCTCCCAGCACGGAACGTTCAAGAACCCCCATCTATGTTCAAGTTGAAAGCCCTTGCACAACTTATATCACCGTCTCGGAAATCTACGATGAACTCGGCTGAGCTTTCCGCAAATCTACTGTATCAAGCGAAACAACAAGCAGGGAAAgagcgaagagaaagaatagaAGAGCTTAGAGCTAAAGGTATTGTCATTGAGACCGCCGCTGAACGTGCTGCCTTTGAAGACGAAGTGGAGAACCTTGTCGAAAAAGCGCGACAAGAAGGTGAAGCGATTGCAAAGCAGGAACGTGCAGCAGCCAAACGCAAAAATggtggcgacgatgacgatgacagcgaTTTTGAACTATCCGGTTCGGAAGATGGAGGTGAAGGTGAGGGCGAGGGTGACGCAGACcctgaggaggacgaggaactggatgacgaagaaatggaggacggggaggagggcgaggcggCCGAAGCTGACAACCAAGAGAACCTGATTGACTCAGAAGCTGGTGAACaagatgagaatgatgagTCTGAAGATGAGACTGTAACCAACCCCCCATTGGAGGCAACTGATATACCAACTCAACGACGCAAGAGACGCACTCGGGTCGTtagcgatgatgaggacgaggaggcagaCCAGGCACCGAAGACACCCGCCAAACCGATCAATCCGTTTGTGAATTCAGTGGAGCGACCTAGCATTCCTGTCAAACCCTCCGAGGCCACAATGAGCTTAACGCAGGCGTTTGCAGGCACATTGGCTCCAAGCCAGGACATGAGCCAAGATATGAGCCACCAAGGCCCTTCAACTATACCTCTATCACTACCCGAACCTGTCGCAATGAGCCCGCAGCAGGAGCCGAActctccatccatcatcAAAGACAGCCAGGAACTACGCGGTGCATCTACGGAACCGTTCGGATATTGGCGGGCCGATTCTCGAGCTCCCGAATCCCCTGCTGCTCGAAGTGTATCTCAGATGTCCCAGATCCCAGATCCAACCCAAGATGCTGGGTTTGTTCTCTCACCATTCGATCCCCACAAGAGATTTATAGGTACTCCTCCGCAATCGACTATTGAGACTGTTATCGTGGATCGGAACCAATCTCCAGTTGCAGCGAGGGGCATGAAGAATTTAAGACGTGGGAAAGCCCCACAACTGTCTGCTGTTGAGGAacaagaggaggaagatgaacaAGAGGAGGGTGATTTTGAAATCGATGCGAGTGCATTCGACGTGATGAAGACAGCCTCGAAGAAATCTAAGAAGCAGAACGAGCTGTTTGaccgcaagaagagcaaggcaaAAGATGTGGTGGAGGACGCTGCCGAGGAATCTGATGATGAATATGCTGGTCTCGGAGGCGCAAGCGATGACGACGcggacgatgaagagaacgCACTTGATAGAGAGATGATCAATGACAATAGCCGGGAAAGGGTCGATGCGAAACAGCTGGCTGCTCTGAATGCGTATGTCCACATATCCTTTATACCCCGATGCACACTAACTCTTGTATAGGCTTCACCAAAGAAATGCAGACGAAAAAGATGTGGCAAAGCTGTTAAAGGACATCACAACAGGCGCACTTCGCCGACGACGGGGTAATGACGATGACTTTGACCTGGATGATTCGGATGACGAGATGTTGGCGCGTCGACGACAGAAGCAAAGAGAGTTCGCCCGAATGCGCAATGCTCTTCTTG
This genomic interval from Aspergillus puulaauensis MK2 DNA, chromosome 7, nearly complete sequence contains the following:
- a CDS encoding RNA polymerase-associated protein (BUSCO:EOG09264XOZ;~COG:K;~EggNog:ENOG410Q10W;~InterPro:IPR004343,IPR036128;~PFAM:PF03126;~go_function: GO:0003677 - DNA binding [Evidence IEA]) translates to MADDLDAELLALAGDDASDEEASPPPRKLSSASPARSTSPRSPEPTSAMARKGTAKAVRRPRKSRRGDDEEEDGEISAADSLNSASMSESEAASDSEGSDAGVDDEGPLYPYDKLYHSAQDKKDIMAMPEIQREQLLSERAQEVDRHNQDLALRRLLASREREEARKAKKNKRKASAASLDEGHRKSSRQKTTLGGRRVGEASEAIEAYKRQREQKGKRDELRRRDPMTKDLKSRSRVSDDDAEGDSEVEWDNRERSPTPPKDDPPADIRDFQRVRIGRTNFAQVCFYPGFEAAMTGCYVRLNVGPNSSGVNEYRLALVTKIEEGKKYALEGANGRSFTTDQYAVLAHGKTTRSFPFIACSDSPFTDAEFNRYRQVMTVEDCKMPTQSQLTKKVMDINRLINHKFTNEELNEKLRKQGSSDSKTTFFKRVDIEKKLKLAQEIGDNDEVERLQRELANQAPKLAFGSNAKPRAEKLSEHERLAQLNLRNQKLNYENVRRAQLEERKASRKAAAAAARGEATINPFLRVKTLAKTHHDVNGSTPKAEDNNSRSVTPASGTPKANTPGGTPSSSQNKQSQGGAKIRHRNMDDENIAALDLDIDIEI
- a CDS encoding uncharacterized protein (COG:D;~EggNog:ENOG410PM0Z;~InterPro:IPR018564,IPR024146;~PFAM:PF09444), encoding MSAPSTPRSTRSASAAANSPEMLTPGRKIKAMLAAFDSDSDSETENAVKQNKNATSSNSPPKTNTNPTTRAFAMDSDHDDEGDEDEDIIMPRGRMAARLQGGATDNHGKSTTQPPAESAFERVSKTFRAEKEGQNDTRRDSADDEAVSSDDDLPAAGPRQRAQNAGVTRDEDGDSIRSLSRARSYSPLFMSSPTKSQKDDEEQREAVDSGDEEGAPKRNHRFLELVAKKRKEREEKERIEAEKKAAKAKERETANNSNMFTDDESADDDNSGRKKAAKQPRPARKAGKKALEEMSRETQRMSRNMQLAHEAKTKKKITKESFFARFNFMQPQGQTAPEQPGENSSTTAESQHSSDVEAHKDKETPQTSPVIPPADDSTKTQQEQEQEENLPTLDELMSSAVQKSPTKVTEDQTTKSNTELSNVKKGKLPVRVAPARVRLSREQVARHQKDDSSDDDLEIITSPAKCRRIAAFENLPARNVQEPPSMFKLKALAQLISPSRKSTMNSAELSANLLYQAKQQAGKERRERIEELRAKGIVIETAAERAAFEDEVENLVEKARQEGEAIAKQERAAAKRKNGGDDDDDSDFELSGSEDGGEGEGEGDADPEEDEELDDEEMEDGEEGEAAEADNQENLIDSEAGEQDENDESEDETVTNPPLEATDIPTQRRKRRTRVVSDDEDEEADQAPKTPAKPINPFVNSVERPSIPVKPSEATMSLTQAFAGTLAPSQDMSQDMSHQGPSTIPLSLPEPVAMSPQQEPNSPSIIKDSQELRGASTEPFGYWRADSRAPESPAARSVSQMSQIPDPTQDAGFVLSPFDPHKRFIGTPPQSTIETVIVDRNQSPVAARGMKNLRRGKAPQLSAVEEQEEEDEQEEGDFEIDASAFDVMKTASKKSKKQNELFDRKKSKAKDVVEDAAEESDDEYAGLGGASDDDADDEENALDREMINDNSRERVDAKQLAALNALHQRNADEKDVAKLLKDITTGALRRRRGNDDDFDLDDSDDEMLARRRQKQREFARMRNALLADGKVGELAENPKKAAFFKAIEDRDDDDDVSLDFLGHEQEGSTQDALSSQDGAAETQTDTGREGERNKRKRPLEPAAEDANNRPPPHLRRKPASAMSKKPATLAEIRDTLSFLTERPEYDSFHEDASVEDDEGEQHVNDNEAEEPAVTSREREASVGFSHPRRTRGPVVDRLALLRQASSNSATSASSNTRLAFHTGAASDKATSFGFKPPILRKTTTSSSSSSASESSRGVTKAPGSSVAKKGSVNYYTAARERERERQLRTQHRNRGSNITALLNKHAGNRLGALGGTGQWDEELTN